Sequence from the Vicinamibacterales bacterium genome:
GGCGAGGAAGGGTTGAAGCCCACCGAGGCGTTGTCTGGTGGCGAGACCGCGCGCCTGCTGTTCTGCCGGATCATGCTGCAGAAGCCGAACATCCTCGTCCTCGACGAACCGACCAACCATCTCGATCTCGAGTCGATCAACGCGATGAACGTCGCGCTGCAGAAGTACGAGGGGACGATTCTGCTGGTGACGCACGACCAGGACCTGATCGAAGAGGTCGGCACCCGCGTCTGGCAGATCGAGCCCGGGCGGATCGTCGACTTCAAGGGCTCGTTCGAGGAGTTTTCGGCGACCAGCCCGCAGTCGAGCGGCCGGTAACGGCCCCGCTCGCGCCGCCGCTCAGCCTCGCAGCCGCGCCAGGGCGCGCGTCGTGAGGCGTCCGCCCGCGGCGAGATGGACGATCGGGATATGGGCAGTGGCGGGACAGGTCGACAGCAGGGCGCTCGTGTCGTCCTGGCCGTCGCCTTCGAGGGCGCCGTCGAGCAGGATCAGATCCGGCAGATGCCATGAGGCTTTGACGATGGCTTCGAATGAGGTTCGGGCCAGCGTGACGCGAAAGCCGCGGCTGCGGAGCTGCTCAGCGCGCCGTTCGCGCGAGGTGGCATTCGGATCCGCGACGAGCACGAGTGGCAGCGCCAGCGTGGTGTCTCCGGCGAGGATGGTCGAATTTACTGTCGCTGTCTGCAATTGCGACACGCCGCGCCCCCTTTTCAACGTTGCGGGCGTCGCGGAGCAAGAAACAGGCCGCTAGCGTCGGACGAACCGGTTGATGCCGACGCCTACGAGCGCGCCGACGAAAAAGGTGAGGCCGTCGAGATTCGCCTGACCGGTCGGGTCGAGAACAGCCAGCAGGAGGAGGCCGGCCAAACCCCCGCCGAGCATCGAGCCGCCGATCTCGAGCGCTACGAGGGCGGGGCGACGCGGGCAGCGGTGTCCATCTGTCAGGTGACCCTTGCAGCGGGGACAAGTCGCCATCGGGTTACGCGGTCGCCGGCACCAAGCGCGCCAAATGTAGCACAGCGCCGCTGCGGTCGAGGTCGACTTTTTTGACGGCCGAGTTCAGTGACGGACCGGCGGGGCGGTTCGCCGCAGCACCACCAGACCGAAGACCACGACGAGCAACGCGAAGCAGTGCGCCACGGTGAGCGGCCCGAGCACGCGCACGTTCACGCGCACGAACTCCAGGAGAAACCGGAACGCGCCGGCGAGAACGAAGTAGCGTCCGAGCACGGTGCGGTCGGCCACGCCTCTGCGCCGCCAGCGGATCAGAGCCCACGCGAGCACCGCCAGAAACAGCGCCTCGTAGATCTGCGTCGGGTGCACGCGATCGAATGTCGGCGGCAGGCCGCGGGGAAACGCCACGCCCCAGGGGAGCGACGTCGGCCGGCCGTAGTCGTCGCCGACCAGGAAGCAGCCGACGCGGCCGAGCATCTGGCCGACGGCGAGGGCCGGCGTGGCGGCGGCCAGCACCGGCACCAGCGGCCAGTGCCGCGAACGGATCGTCAGGTAGCCGGCCGCGAGGCCGCCGACGAACCCCCCGAACCAGCTCATGCCGCCGCGGTCGAACAGCAGCGACAGGAACGGGGATTCCTGGACGTGTTCGAAGACGTAGAGGAGCTTGGCGCCGAGCAGTCCGCCGACGAGTCCGTAGACCGCCGCGTCGAGCGCCGCGTCGGGCAGGCCGGCGCGCGCCAGTTCACGGCGGAAGACCCAGAGGCCCGCCAGCGCGCCCAGCGCGACCATCACGCCAAAACTGGTGATCTCGAACGAGCCGATGTGAAAGAGGACGGGCAGCATACGGGCGTCAGCCCGCTATTGTGTCATTCACTGCGCCGCGCCGCCAAGCATGCGTTCCGGGGCCGCGATTCGGCGGCGGGGGTCGGCCCGCAGCGAGCGTCGACAAGCGAGTGGAGCGGGGGAGCTGAAAGCGCGAGGCGGAGGATGGTCGGCGGCGGCCGGGCCGACGGGACGCGCCTGCTGCGACCGCACGGAGCGACCGTCAACGCGCGAGCGGAGTGGAGGGAGCCTGAGCGCAGTCGGCGCGACGCGTCGCCCGAGCGCGCCAACTGCGAGGGACCTCGGCCTCGCGCTGGAACCTGGCGAGCCGATCGCCATCACCCGCTACCGAGGCTGGCAGCATCTTGATGGCGACCGATCGTTTCAGGTT
This genomic interval carries:
- a CDS encoding prolipoprotein diacylglyceryl transferase; amino-acid sequence: MLPVLFHIGSFEITSFGVMVALGALAGLWVFRRELARAGLPDAALDAAVYGLVGGLLGAKLLYVFEHVQESPFLSLLFDRGGMSWFGGFVGGLAAGYLTIRSRHWPLVPVLAAATPALAVGQMLGRVGCFLVGDDYGRPTSLPWGVAFPRGLPPTFDRVHPTQIYEALFLAVLAWALIRWRRRGVADRTVLGRYFVLAGAFRFLLEFVRVNVRVLGPLTVAHCFALLVVVFGLVVLRRTAPPVRH